One Symphalangus syndactylus isolate Jambi chromosome 9, NHGRI_mSymSyn1-v2.1_pri, whole genome shotgun sequence DNA segment encodes these proteins:
- the LOC129490750 gene encoding LOW QUALITY PROTEIN: large ribosomal subunit protein uL29-like (The sequence of the model RefSeq protein was modified relative to this genomic sequence to represent the inferred CDS: inserted 1 base in 1 codon; substituted 1 base at 1 genomic stop codon), with amino-acid sequence MAKIKAPDLHEKEELLKQLDDLKVELSQLRVAKMTGGVASKLSKIXVVRKXGRVLTVINQTQKENLRKFYKGKKYKPLDLWPKKTRAMCCRFNKHEENLKTKKERLYLLQKYTVKARVAHCQ; translated from the exons ATGGCCAAGATCAAGGCTCCAGACCTTCACGAGAAGGAAGAGCTGCTGAAACAGTTGGATGACCTGAAGGTGGAGCTGTCCCAGCTGCGCGTCGCCAAAATGACAGGCGGCGTGGCCTCCAAGCTCTCTAAGATTTAAGTCGTCCGCA TTGGACGTGTTCTCACGGTTATTAACCAGACTCAGAAAGAGAACCTCAGGAAATTCTACAAGGGCAAGAAGTACAAGCCCCTGGACCTGTGGCCTAAGAAGACACGTGCCATGTGCTGCCGGTTCAACAAGCACGAGGAGAACCTGAAGACCAAGAAGGAGAGGCTGTACCTGCTGCAGAAGTACACAGTCAAGGCCCGAGTGGCACATTGTCAATAA